The following are encoded in a window of Candidatus Fluviicola riflensis genomic DNA:
- a CDS encoding gliding motility protein GldN, translated as MKKALTIVAVSLAGIAAAQCTINVGPVNVQRAGVIDGVYLPENIPTKRLIPYEYVREADVVWSKRVWRVIDMREKINHPLYLPFDYYDPQNNWISNCTRWSLWTILKYNVLHGSLDMFSPDNPYDYSMLDGDQFKYPIVPEEGKNYYTDSAFRQTAFQYLGKLGPQPTVPYQDMYGDDSTIIVNGIPEFVYPPRDTTWIMSKDIVQYRLKEDWFFDKERSVMDVRILGIAPVIYQTDENNQILGLREVFWLYFPHCRYVLNNYFVYNEHNDAQWMSFDDLFWKRKFNSIVYKESNVFDRNIESYRTGVDALMESEKITEEMRTFESDVWNF; from the coding sequence ATGAAAAAAGCACTAACCATCGTTGCAGTGTCCCTGGCTGGGATCGCTGCTGCACAATGCACCATTAATGTCGGTCCGGTGAATGTCCAACGGGCAGGAGTGATCGACGGAGTTTATCTGCCCGAAAACATCCCAACCAAACGATTGATTCCCTACGAATACGTTCGTGAAGCTGACGTAGTTTGGAGCAAACGGGTCTGGCGCGTGATCGACATGCGCGAAAAGATCAATCATCCACTGTATTTACCGTTCGATTATTACGATCCACAGAACAACTGGATCAGCAATTGTACGCGCTGGTCACTTTGGACGATCCTGAAGTACAATGTCCTGCACGGAAGCCTGGATATGTTTTCACCGGATAATCCATACGATTATTCAATGCTGGATGGTGATCAATTTAAATATCCGATTGTTCCCGAAGAAGGAAAGAATTATTATACGGATTCGGCTTTTCGGCAAACAGCTTTTCAGTATCTGGGAAAGTTAGGTCCGCAGCCAACCGTTCCTTATCAGGATATGTATGGTGATGATTCCACGATTATAGTCAATGGAATTCCGGAGTTTGTCTATCCTCCACGTGATACAACTTGGATTATGTCGAAAGATATAGTGCAATATCGTTTAAAAGAAGACTGGTTTTTCGACAAGGAACGTTCTGTAATGGATGTGCGCATTTTGGGCATTGCACCGGTAATTTACCAAACAGATGAGAATAACCAAATCCTGGGTTTGAGAGAAGTCTTCTGGCTTTATTTTCCGCATTGCAGATATGTGCTGAATAACTATTTCGTTTACAATGAACACAATGATGCGCAATGGATGAGTTTCGACGATTTGTTTTGGAAACGTAAATTCAACAGTATCGTTTACAAAGAAAGTAATGTCTTCGACCGAAACATAGAATCGTACCGTACCGGTGTTGATGCTTTGATGGAATCGGAGAAAATCACCGAAGAAATGCGAACATTTGAAAGTGATGTCTGGAATTTTTGA
- a CDS encoding ATP-dependent Clp protease proteolytic subunit (hydrolyzes proteins to small peptides; with the ATPase subunits ClpA or ClpX, ClpP degrades specific substrates), whose amino-acid sequence MFDKNEFHKYATKHAGISSMHLESYIESSLTPYIIEERHLNMTQMDVFSRLMMDRILFLGTGINDQVANIINAQLLFLESVDAKKDIQIYLNSPGGSVYAGLGIYDTMQYIKPDVATICTGMAASMGAVLMCAGAEGKRSALKHSRVMIHQPLGGAQGQASDIEITAREIQKLKKELYTIIANHSKQTYEKVWEDSDRDYWMTAEEAKAYGMVDEVLLRNPK is encoded by the coding sequence ATGTTTGACAAAAACGAATTTCACAAATACGCGACAAAGCATGCCGGCATTTCCAGTATGCATTTAGAAAGTTACATCGAGTCTTCATTAACTCCTTATATCATCGAAGAACGTCATCTGAATATGACTCAAATGGACGTGTTCTCTCGTTTGATGATGGACCGCATTTTGTTCTTAGGAACCGGAATCAACGATCAGGTTGCGAATATTATCAACGCACAATTGTTGTTTTTGGAGTCAGTAGACGCAAAGAAAGACATTCAAATTTACCTGAATTCACCAGGCGGTTCGGTTTATGCCGGATTGGGAATTTATGACACAATGCAGTACATCAAACCGGATGTTGCTACGATTTGCACAGGGATGGCCGCTTCAATGGGAGCTGTATTGATGTGTGCAGGTGCGGAAGGAAAACGTTCGGCATTGAAACACTCGCGTGTGATGATCCACCAACCGTTGGGAGGCGCTCAGGGCCAGGCTTCTGATATCGAAATCACCGCTCGTGAGATCCAGAAACTGAAAAAAGAATTGTACACTATTATCGCGAATCACTCGAAACAAACCTATGAAAAGGTATGGGAAGATTCGGATCGTGATTACTGGATGACAGCTGAAGAAGCGAAGGCTTACGGAATGGTAGACGAAGTTTTGCTTCGCAACCCGAAATAA